The following proteins come from a genomic window of Pseudomonas sp. Z8(2022):
- the hfq gene encoding RNA chaperone Hfq has product MSKGHSLQDPYLNTLRKERVPVSIYLVNGIKLQGQIESFDQFVILLKNTVSQMVYKHAISTVVPSRPVRLPSAGDSEQGDGEPGNA; this is encoded by the coding sequence CCCTTACCTGAATACCCTGCGTAAGGAACGCGTCCCTGTTTCCATCTATCTGGTCAACGGCATCAAGCTGCAGGGCCAGATCGAGTCCTTCGACCAGTTCGTCATTCTGCTGAAGAACACTGTCAGTCAGATGGTCTACAAACATGCCATTTCCACCGTCGTGCCAAGCCGTCCGGTGCGCCTGCCGAGCGCTGGCGATTCCGAGCAGGGCGATGGCGAGCCGGGTAACGCCTAA
- the hflX gene encoding ribosome rescue GTPase HflX: MFFERHEGGERAILVHLEGQDSEASEDPQEFQELAMSAGADMVAFFCVPSSRLTAKFLIGSGKVEELRDQVKAAEADLVIFNHTLTPSQERNLERAFECRVLDRTGLILDIFAQRARTHEGKLQVELAQLDHMSTRLVRGWTHLERQKGGIGLRGPGETQLETDRRLLRVRIRQIKARLEKVRSQREQARRGRKRADIPSVSLVGYTNAGKSTLFNALTTSEVYAADQLFATLDPTLRRLELDDLGPIVLADTVGFIRHLPHKLVEAFRATLEESSNSDLLLHVIDAHEPERMAQIEQVQAVLKEIGANELPMLEVYNKLDLLEGVEPQIQRDSDGKPVRVWLSAREGRGLDLLRQAVAELLGEDLFVATLQLPQRLGRLRAQFFALGAVQGEEHDDQGHSLLSVRLPRVELNRLVSREGLEPQVFIEQHTLQ; this comes from the coding sequence TTGTTCTTCGAGCGTCATGAGGGCGGTGAGCGGGCCATCCTGGTTCATCTGGAAGGCCAAGACTCCGAGGCGAGCGAAGATCCCCAGGAGTTTCAAGAATTGGCCATGTCGGCAGGCGCTGACATGGTCGCTTTCTTTTGCGTGCCCAGCAGTCGTCTGACTGCCAAGTTCCTGATCGGCAGCGGCAAGGTCGAGGAACTGCGCGACCAGGTCAAGGCCGCCGAAGCCGATCTGGTCATCTTCAATCACACCCTGACTCCCAGCCAGGAGCGCAACCTCGAGCGCGCCTTCGAGTGTCGTGTGCTCGATCGTACCGGGCTGATCCTCGATATCTTCGCCCAGCGCGCGCGCACCCATGAGGGCAAGCTGCAGGTCGAGCTGGCTCAGCTCGACCATATGAGCACGCGCCTGGTGCGTGGCTGGACCCACCTTGAGCGGCAGAAGGGCGGTATCGGCCTGCGCGGTCCGGGTGAAACCCAGCTGGAAACCGACCGCCGCCTGCTGCGGGTGCGTATCCGCCAGATCAAGGCGCGCCTGGAAAAGGTACGCAGTCAGCGCGAGCAGGCGCGGCGTGGCCGCAAGCGTGCCGACATTCCTTCGGTCTCGCTGGTCGGCTACACCAACGCTGGCAAGTCCACCCTGTTCAACGCCCTGACGACTTCCGAGGTGTACGCGGCCGACCAGTTGTTCGCCACCCTCGACCCGACCTTGCGCCGCCTTGAGCTCGATGACCTCGGCCCGATCGTGCTGGCCGATACCGTGGGTTTCATTCGTCACCTGCCGCACAAGCTGGTCGAAGCCTTCCGCGCTACGCTGGAAGAATCGAGCAACTCCGATCTGCTGCTGCATGTGATCGATGCCCATGAGCCCGAGCGCATGGCGCAGATCGAGCAGGTTCAGGCCGTGCTCAAGGAGATCGGCGCGAACGAGTTGCCGATGCTCGAGGTGTACAACAAGCTGGATTTGTTGGAAGGTGTGGAACCGCAGATCCAGCGTGATAGTGATGGCAAACCGGTTCGTGTCTGGTTGTCTGCGCGCGAAGGGCGTGGTCTGGACTTGTTGCGACAGGCGGTTGCAGAGCTGTTGGGCGAGGATCTGTTCGTCGCCACCCTGCAGCTGCCGCAACGTCTGGGAAGGCTGCGGGCGCAGTTCTTCGCCCTGGGGGCAGTGCAGGGCGAAGAGCACGACGACCAGGGGCACAGCTTGCTGTCGGTGCGTTTGCCGCGGGTCGAGCTCAATCGCCTGGTGAGTCGCGAGGGTTTGGAGCCTCAGGTCTTCATCGAGCAACATACTTTGCAATAA